CGATCCACAAAAGCTCTCATaagatgtttttattattgttctCACAGGGTTGAGCCCGTGCTGAGCTGTGTTGGTGTCAGACAGTGCCATGTCTGTTAGGAGAGCAGGTTTAGGGAGCTGAATCCAGGAGAGGGCTTAGTCCATTCAGTGCCTTGAGAAACAGCTGAGTATACCAATAGTATTTCTTGGGAAAACTTATAGTGGGGATGTGTTTTACACTTAAAACCACAGGGAGTATACTTAAATATACTAAATatacttaaatatatataaatgaatACATCTTTATTTTATACTTCAAGCCACATGGCAGACTCAGCGGGACACCAGAGTTCCCAAGTTGTGGCTGCTGTGGACTCAGGAATCACCTCAGATAAATGTGTTATGCCCAAGTTCTGGAGCAGgtgttttcctctccccaggAAAGGAATCCACAGGTAGGCCTTTAATTTTCCTTAGCCAGGCCTTCCTTCTGGCTCTTTCCTCAGCTTCCGTGGGCTTTgcctgctgtgcctgatgctgagctgcctcagctgcctcatgcacctcctgctctgctgtcagaAGCCTGAACCCACTGTCCCTGCGGGAACCATAGGGGCAGGAGCTTAGGGGCTTTATTCCCCTGGGAACTTCATTTCTGatctgtgcagctgtgccaggtgtTGGCTGGATCAGCTCCAAGGAAGCTGTGCAGAGATCGATGAGCTGATCCCCATCTTTGGGGCCAGGAGTATCTTTCCCATGGCCACTGGGAGTTTTCCTTTCTCGCAGTGAGCCACAAAACTTGGGACATACaacacagggagcagggatggaggatTTCACAGTGGGGCTGTGCAAGGAGTTCTGCAGCCTGAGCCGCAGCATTTTGGTTTCAAAGGGTGTTGAGATTTTTGTCACGGTCAGAGAATCACTGTGCAGCCTGGCAcgctggagctgggctgcctGCTCCTCTTTGTGCTGCAGGGGCATTTTGGACATTGGCACCTTCCTCGGGCGGTGTTGCTGTGCTTCCCTGGCCTTTGCAGAGAGCTCAGTGCTGGAGCTGACTCGGGCTGGCttgcaggagctctgcagggtgCTGATTGTTAAGAGGAACTTGTCAGGGGACATTGGACAGCTTGGGTCTCTCTTGGGCAGCTCAGGCTGCAAAGTGGCTTCTGCCTCCTCAGgtgcagggggagcagggcCCTGTTCGGCATCACCACCTGTAtccaaaaacaaagcaacacaTTTGGGGTTGAGAGGCTTTCCCACACACTGCagatcatagaatcaaagaacCACAGATTAGACTGAGTTGGGAGGAAGCCACAAGGACCATCCAGTGCatcccctggccctgcacagacaccccaaccatcccaccctgtccctggcagcgctgtcccaacgctcctggagctctggcagcctcggggccgtgcccattccctggggagcctgggcagtgcccagcaccctctggggaaagaacctttccctgagatccagcctgagcctgccctggcccagctccagcccttcccttgtGTCCTGTCTTTCACGGAGCAGAGCATCAGCTGCCATCTGATGGCCCGAAAAGCAGGAACCCTTCCTTAGCCCATCAGTTTATCTGCAATACTCAGTTTGATTGTGGAGCTGGAGGATTTGTCATCAAACTGTATTGAATAGCTCTGGcttaaaacaaaatcacatcACTGTGTTACAATTGAAAAGGTGCCTGGTTCTGTGCAGTCGCCTTTCCCGGCGATGGCAGATCCTGAGTGTAGGTGTTCTCTCACTTTCTCGGGTGTTTCTAATGAATAATTCAAGTTCTGAATCAGCAGCGTGTTTCCAAGCCCGCCAGCTGTGTGAATATGAATACTACTACTGATTTCTCTCTTACTCAGTTGGAAAATGACAGTGCCTGTcttgaaaaatgtgttgaaTTGACACCAAACCCTtgtaaaaaggcagaaaggttTCACAGAAGCCTAGAAAATGACTGAACCATTGAAATGGAACAGCACATCTGCTCTCGACAACAGCAGAGAGAACGAATATGGGCTGGGCTGAAGGCAGTGGGTGCTTGGTTTGTAGCTCAGTTTAGAAAAGCCAGAAAAGCAGAGGCTCAGTGTGATACTTTTGGGTCTTCCACGGCTCTTTGATGGCTGGCGAGACCCCGGGGACCTGTCCTGAGGCTCCTGAGCTTGTCGCTGCTCTGCGCTGGCACCCTGGCGCTTCCCTCTCCGGGACTTCTTGTCCTTCACCACCTCTCTGTCAGCGGGTAGGGAATAGTCCCACACCACATCCTCgaactgcagcagcaccactcTGCTGGGGGAGTTGGTCACCAtcctggagaagggagaggagagccATAAAAGCACAGGAATCATGGACACGGCAGGTCCTGCCTGAGGGGCTCCTGTGCAACACAAAGCCCCGAGGCTCAAACGGATCCGAGAGAATCATCTCTCCTTGAAGGAGTGGCAGCAATTAACCCCATCAATCAGACACTGCACATTTTGACTCGTGCTCTGTGTGAGCTCTCTGGGGCTCTTTTCATTCAGCTCCAGcgcaaaattaattttaaaataattaggaTGAAAATTGCCGGCAGCGAACAGAGCAAGATCAGTGCAGTGCTAAAGGACGGAAGCACCTAACTGCAAATGCCATATTATCAGGGGCATTTAAATGTGGATTGGAGTGCTGTGCTATTGTTGGGTGTGGTTGGGCTGGAGTTAATTTCTTCATAGCTGCCGATTTACTGCTGTGTTTTAGTGTGGccaacccagccttgaacacACAGCAGTGTTTTACCCATTGCTTCCAGTGGAGCCACCTTTAGTTAGAGGTGCACAAGTGAATGAAGCCGGGAGGATTTCTCATTATTGGCCTTTATAAAGAGGCTGTAGGtcagggagcaggcagaggcacTGTCAGGTATTGGCTTGTTCTCCAACCTCCTAAAAGCTTCTGAATTCATCTTTACAGTTGGGTCTGTATCTTCAGCTGTAGAGAAACAGGAAATTATACATTGCCCAAGAGATTAAGGAGAACTCTTCAGCCATTGTGAGCTAAACCGGATTATTGAAGTAGTTAGTAAGTAGTAGAGCCCTTTAAAAGTTATTtgtgagaaggaaaaacacacaGTTCCTTAATTTCAGTGTAATCTACCAAATTTGGGTCAGAGCCTGCTGGCAGCTCTTGTCACCAACCTGTTTCCTGCAACACAGAGAGAAGACAGGGGGTCCCCGCTGCTGGTGGGCTCCAACACTCTGAGGCAGGTTCCAGTCAGGAAGTTGAATATCCGAATGTGTCCATCAGCACAGCCACTGATGACTCTGAGGTACAGGAACTCCAGGGACAGGACTTCCCTGAAAACACATCAGGTGAGGGTTGGCACTTCCATGGTGCTTTCACAAGGAGAAATGGTCAGCGAGCCCTTTTGgcctggaggaggagcagagctctggctgaGCCACAGCTTGTGCTGAGGAGTGGATCAGGACATTCCAAAGGCCTGACAGAGAAGTCTCAGATCACTCCACGTCCAAAGCAACAGCCCAGTGCATCCTTCCACTGGacggtgtccctgcccatggcagggggttggaatgaggtgatcataaagtcccttccaacccaaaccgttctgggattctgtgattccatgctCCCCATAGCAACCATATGGCCATGGCCATCTGCTGCACTTGGAGTTTCAGTTTTATGTCCAGGAAAATCAATGCAAACCATACGATTCTCCAGTTTTCACAGTTGTAGATACAATTAAAGTTTGAGAGAACAGCATAACACACAGTTGGTCAGCATGAAACTGGGCCACCTCTATTGCTGCCCAGGTGATGTGACACCCTGGGGCACTCAGGGGGGATCCTTGGAACATTGCACTGTGCACTCTTTGGTCATCCCTGTTTGTGATAAAGTGTTGTGGGTTTGCATTTCAGGTGGTTCCAGGTCTaaactgaaaatgctgcttgtgACCATGTGGTGCCTGGCAGAGCCTTTGAGACAAAGACTGGCGAAAGTGGGGATATTTCAAATCCTAAAACTGATAATTAAGGCATTTTCTGCTCCTGTAAGAGGcacattttttttacagattcaGTCCACTGTTGAATACAACTTGAAACACATCTGATTCCTACTTGGGATGGAAGAAAGCTATCAGGCATCTCCTAAGTTTTCCCAACATGCTCCATCCCAGGGCATATCCATCGCTGCTCCCTGTGACGAGGTGCCACTGGTCAAAGGACAAGCAGAGAACTGGGCCTTGGTGCCTCTCTAACGTCtgcaaaggaacagaaaaaggtGCAACGCTCTCAGTAATCTGGGTGTAAATGGGTCTGAGGTGTCTTATGGCATCCAGGACACCAGGCTGATAGTGTTTTATAGGGTGTTACTGTGCACCCTATGGATCACTGTGTTTGTGTTACAGTCACTGAAGTGTTCTGggcttggtgctgctgctgagctcctggcaTGGAATTAACATCCCTTTTCCATCCTTATTACGTGTGATAAAGAGATGTTACTCTGCCGAGACCTCTGCGGTCTCTGGAATGTTGTCCCTGgagggcagagaggggctgtcctggctgtaggggaaggggctcagctggagctgggatctCTGAGATATCTGGGCCATCTCTCAGTTTCTCTGCAGGTAAAGGGCTTCACTCCTCTCCCAGGTGTGGACTGGCACCGATTCTGGACACCTGCTCAGGGAATTCACAGACTCTCAATGCTCCCACAGCTGCCCAGCTGCTTCAGCTCCAGAAGCTGCTTCTGAGAGCAAGTTTCCCATTTGGGGCTGACCCCTGGTGCCTCCAGCCCCAGGTTAGTGAAGCTCTTCCATCATCTCCCCAGGTTTGGAAGGTTTCTATGGGAGCAGAGATGAACAAATCTAAAGAGAGCGAGCAGTGATGGGGGTGAAGCAAATCATACCCTGCCTTAAAATCAACAGCTGGTTGCAAGTCAGTTTTTTAATTATCTGCAGTTTTCTTTATTGGTTTAGACTGATTTGAGGGTTGTTCGGGgggattgttttcttttttagaaagTCTTTGGCAAAAGTGAAACACTGTGATGAACCAGCAGAGAGTTTTGACCATTTAGCACAGAATCATCCACTTCAGAGGAAACTCACCTTGATCAGAGCCCCTGTCTCAGCACTCCAGACCTTCACCAGCCCTTGGTGGCCCCCACTGACCACATGGGTCCCGTCCATCCTCACTGCCCACACAGGGCTGTTGTGCATCAGAGTCCTGACACATTTCCCACTCTTCAGGCTCCACACTGttggggaaaaagggaggagaattaaaaatacatctgcCCCAATGATGAGTGTTGGGAGTACAACACGAATTAAAAAATACTACTGGATTACAGTCACACCTTGtacctgcagctctgtgaggaGCTGAGTGTTGGCTTAAAAAGCATAattgtatggaaaaaaatttaaatgtaaagtCCAAAAAAGGCACATCTTTTTCACCTTTATTCTATAAGGAAACATCTGGCAAAGCTGAAAGTTAATACCACTTGCCCAAGAGTTGGGCTGGCATTGCAGCCTCATAGCCATTAATtctgaataaaagcagaaataatgagAATTTAGGTCCTGACACAATCAGagactgtgtgtgtgcatgtgtccCCAGCTTAGGCTCTCGTGGAAACAGACTCTGCTTTTCACCCTTCCTTGCATCCCCACGCCTGTGTCCCACTCACTCCAACTCCAGGTCTCTGCCCTTATGCTCCCGTGTTTGCCTCTGGCCGGGAGCTGCCTCTCACCTTTCACCATCCCGTCCCCAGCTCCTGACACAAAGTGCTCCTCGTGGGAATCCAGGCAGGTGATGGTCCCGTAGTGACCAGTGAAGGTTCTCACACAGGCGCCGCTGGGAATGTTCCAGTACCTACAGAGCACCGACCCAAGAGACGTGGAaccagatgagctttaagattccttccaacccaaaacattctgtgacTTCGTGGTTATTTCCTATTTAATGTGCCCAACTCTTCTCTCACACACGCTGGGTTAAAGTCAGGAGCTGTTCCACTAAGATGTCAGAGAAATTGGATGATCAAGTCAGGCTTAGCATTAAGTTTTACCCATATCCTACCCTTTCCCCTCTGTTTGCCACGGTTTGGGTGTCCCAGGCACAGCCTCAGCTCACCTGATGCTGAGATCAAAGCTGGTGCTGACCAGGAGCCCTTTGTCCTCACAGAGGCAGAGAGCTCCGATGGGCCCAGCGTGGCCTTGGAGCAGAAGAGGCacttccttccctcctggcaCACGGAGCAGCCTCACTTTTCTGTTGGCAGAGGCAGTGACCACCAAATCCCCACCACTGTAGTGGATTATCCTTGTCCTGTCTGATCTGGAGAGAAGCAGTGGCTGGGGTGAGCTTTAGCTGGCTGCAAGGTCTGGGACAGCATTTCCCTGTGTTTAACTGAGCAGGGTGGGCAACACTGCCGTGGTGGATCCTCTGCAGGGCACCACAACCAGGGTCCCTAAATCTGCACTTCCCCCTTTGTATCAGGGTGGGCTCACAGAGGGGCGAGggctcctcccagccccatATCCCTTGGGATACATCATGGATCACTAACCcttattcctttaaaaacagcttATCTTGGTATCTTTATTAAAATTTGAGATTTCTTAATGCTGATGCTGAGGAACCTTCTCTAGCCATCCAGGAGGATCTCAGGGAATGGAGCAGCTTTCctaaagctgctgctggccccacAGTCGGGCACTCTACTCACTGCTCCATGAGGACACGGATCTTGTAGGAGCCACAGAAGACATTCCTCTCTTCCAGCTCGACCTTGAGAGTTTTCATTTCCTGATAGGCTGTGTGCAGACCGAAATCCTCTGTCTGATGGCaagagaaataaggaaaagtaACTCAGGGAGGCAGGAATGCAGCATTATTCCATAGCATTGAGCACACCAGCTCTAGTGAGGAGCCCAGGGCAGACCCAGAGTGTTGCTAAGGAAAACCAGAGTGCAGCAAGTCTCTGCTTAGTCTGGGGTTTTTCCCAGGCCATGTTCTGTGGCATAAATGGAAGCCCTGAGAGCTGCACCCTTTATTCCGTGGGAGGAAggcccctgtccccagggctgtgctgtgactgGGGACACAGGAGGACGCGGCAGAAGTTTGGGAGTGCCTCCCGAACTCCGTCCCGCGTGGGAAGGTGCTGAGCAAGCCCTGGCCCTGAATCGCTCACCATGGGGCAATCCAAACGCAGGAGTGGGAGAAGCACAAAGCAACTCCAAATTCACTGTGCTGTCTTCTGAGCCCAGTCCTTCCTCCCCAAACACTGAACTGCAGCATCCATGGAAGGCAAACAGCCTCCAACAAACCTTCGATTTACGTCTCTTGTTCTGCTCCTTGTCCTTCACTTCGATGACCTCACCCTCATCATTTAACTGGGGAATTTGCACATCGACTCTTTTAGCATAGCTTGGAATGGTTTTTCTAGGACACAACTCCTGGAATAAACCAAAAGAGGCAACAATTACCGCAGAGCCCAGGCACGCAGGGGTGCTGCTCATCTCCATGGGGTGCTGAGGTTCCCTGCAAAGCTGAGCTGCACACACTGGCTTGTTGTTGAGACCTGGCTTACATTTAGCACTTCATCTATCTAAGGTTTAACTTCTGgtgaaaaataattgctttttattattttttccaaactcTAATCTTAAGCTTTTAATAAGCAGCAAAATTTCGAGCTCATCTCGTCTTTGGCAGGCACTCAGTTGATTCAGAATCCAAACTCATTGAGATGAGAGGCTCTCAAAACACCTTGGTCAACACTCAAGATTCATTTTGAGCCTGTGAAATCTTCCCTGAAGCCTTTTTTgaagggcagcacagagctgagttTCTGTGCTGCCTTCACAACCCAAAGCATCAGAGGCTCCAGACTGTCTCTTGGGGGATGCCCCTTCACACCTCGCTCGGTCTGTGGCAGGTCCTGCTGGCCAGGACAAGCCTCTCCCTGGAGTTCTGTGTTCCTGTGTTCCAACcaccacccccagctcctcacacaGACCTTGCATTTCCCTTGGCCCGTGTGGAGCAAATGGAGCTCATTCCTGAGCTGCCTCGGGAGCTGTTGTAGCTCTGCCCAATCTCCACTGCTGCCAGAAATTTTCATTGTGACCAAACTCTGCTTTCTTGGTGACGAGAAAGTTTGGATCCATTTTTAGAGTCACAGGCTCTCTAAAGGAGAGTAAAAGCCATTCTCTGGTGCTTTCTTGTGACAATGTGAAGTGTCACCTggctttgctctgcagctggaggtaGAAGGGCCATGGCAGATTTGGAGGCAGCCTCTGGCACAAGAATTTCCATGTAGCAGCTTGGGCAGTACCAAAACCCGCTCTTTTTAAAGTGCATAATAGTGGCAGGAGCCCAGGTGTCCCACCTGCAACTGCAGGAGGTCCTTCTGCACTGTGCTCCGACACTCCTTGTCCTCCTGGACCTGCTTGACCAGGAATTCCCAGTGACTATTCACAGCAGAACAGGCATCCAGGGATTTTGGATCCAAAAGCCCTGGGAAGTTAAAGGGACAGATTGGCTAATCCCCACTGGAGACCATTCCTTACCCTTAGGAGAAACCACCCCTGGAAATCAGAGCAGCTTTACCCAGGATGGACATGGACAGCTGGAATGGCAGGAAACGAGTGAAATCCTTGGACTGGCTGTCACTGGAGCGTGACTGGAGAGACGAGGGAACCATGGTGGCATCTGAATCAGCTAAGGACGTAGGTGAGCTGTCCCCTGCATCAGGaccctcctgggcagggctctCGGTGCTTTGGGGCCAAAAGCACGTTTTGGTGCCTGGCCACCTGGAAAACGGAATTTGCAGTCCGGGAAGTGCCGGAGTTTTGGTGCCATGGACAGCATCGTTGTCAGCAACGCCCTGAAAGAGCTGGGTGGTCTTTGACTCTTCCGCTCATCACTTTGGCACCGTGCGAGTGACGGGACAATGCTGGGAAtgctcctgggctgcaggacagcTCACACCAGCGCGGCTGAGGGACAGGGGGACATCTcttcccctcagccctgccctggagaTTGGCGAGGGCTCCTCACTTATGGAAACATCAGGGGGTCAGAGAGCCACGGGACACCGCGGGGGGGCTTGGTGGGGACGCAGTACAGCGGTGTGCTCTGTACTTTGCACCTTCCACCTCCAGCAGTCACCAGCACGGGAAGGCGACAGCCCCAGGCTCCAAGGGGGCACAGCAGAGCCGCTCATGCCAAGGAGGTGGCACCGTTTCACTGAGAACAGGGGGAAACCTGCTCTTCCTTTAGCCACTGCATTTTCATCAGCAGAAGTACGACTGGAGCTGTGACattgcagaaggaaaggaagggaccCGCTCACCTGCCCGGGGCTCCCCGCCACCGCCACCGCCTCGGGGCTGCCCGGCGACAGTTACCGTAATCTCCAACCGCCGCCCTAATGCTGCTAAGAGCCGCGCAGCCGCGGGCACAGCCCCTCAGCAGGCGGCGCCGGGGGATGTCCGGGAGATGGGGGATGTCAGGGGGATGGGGGATGTCGGGGGGATGGGGGATGTCGGGGGATGGGGGATGTCGGGGGGATGGGGGATGTCAGGGGGATGGGGGATGTCGGGGGATGGG
The genomic region above belongs to Corvus cornix cornix isolate S_Up_H32 chromosome 18, ASM73873v5, whole genome shotgun sequence and contains:
- the LOC104695662 gene encoding F-box/WD repeat-containing protein 10, producing MVPSSLQSRSSDSQSKDFTRFLPFQLSMSILGLLDPKSLDACSAVNSHWEFLVKQVQEDKECRSTVQKDLLQLQELCPRKTIPSYAKRVDVQIPQLNDEGEVIEVKDKEQNKRRKSKTEDFGLHTAYQEMKTLKVELEERNVFCGSYKIRVLMEQSDRTRIIHYSGGDLVVTASANRKVRLLRVPGGKEVPLLLQGHAGPIGALCLCEDKGLLVSTSFDLSIRYWNIPSGACVRTFTGHYGTITCLDSHEEHFVSGAGDGMVKVWSLKSGKCVRTLMHNSPVWAVRMDGTHVVSGGHQGLVKVWSAETGALIKTLERHQGPVLCLSFDQWHLVTGSSDGYALGWSMLGKLRRCLIAFFHPKEVLSLEFLYLRVISGCADGHIRIFNFLTGTCLRVLEPTSSGDPLSSLCVAGNRMVTNSPSRVVLLQFEDVVWDYSLPADREVVKDKKSRRGKRQGASAEQRQAQEPQDRSPGSRQPSKSRGRPKSGDAEQGPAPPAPEEAEATLQPELPKRDPSCPMSPDKFLLTISTLQSSCKPARVSSSTELSAKAREAQQHRPRKVPMSKMPLQHKEEQAAQLQRARLHSDSLTVTKISTPFETKMLRLRLQNSLHSPTVKSSIPAPCVVCPKFCGSLRERKTPSGHGKDTPGPKDGDQLIDLCTASLELIQPTPGTAAQIRNEVPRGIKPLSSCPYGSRRDSGFRLLTAEQEVHEAAEAAQHQAQQAKPTEAEERARRKAWLRKIKGLPVDSFPGERKTPAPELGHNTFI